In one window of Burkholderia sp. NRF60-BP8 DNA:
- the argG gene encoding argininosuccinate synthase, protein MSTILESLPTGQKVGIAFSGGLDTSAALHWMKLKGAVPYAYTANLGQPDEDDYDAIPKRAIEYGAAGARLIDCRAQLVAEGIAALQSGAFHITTAGVTYFNTTPIGRAVTGTMLVAAMKEDGVNIWGDGSTYKGNDIERFYRYGLLVNPDLKIYKPWLDQTFIDELGGRAEMSEFMNQAGFAYKMSAEKAYSTDSNLLGATHEAKDLESLESGIKIVNPIMGVAFWRDDVKIAAEEVTVRFEAGQPVALNGVEFKDQVELLLEANRIGGRHGLGMSDQIENRIIEAKSRGIYEAPGLALLYIAYERLVTGIHNEDTIEQYRENGRRLGRLLYQGRWFDPQAIMLRETAQRWVARAITGEVKIELRRGNDYSILSTKSPNLTYQPERLSMEKVASTFSPRDRIGQLTMRNLDITDTRDKLRVYSQVGLLTPGEASALPQIKGDGDK, encoded by the coding sequence ATGAGCACGATTCTCGAAAGCCTCCCGACCGGCCAGAAGGTCGGTATCGCCTTCTCCGGCGGCCTGGACACCAGCGCCGCGCTGCACTGGATGAAACTGAAGGGCGCCGTCCCGTACGCATACACGGCGAACCTCGGCCAGCCCGACGAAGACGATTACGACGCGATCCCGAAACGCGCGATCGAATACGGCGCAGCCGGCGCCCGCCTGATCGACTGCCGTGCGCAGCTCGTCGCCGAAGGCATCGCGGCGCTGCAAAGCGGCGCGTTCCACATCACGACCGCCGGCGTCACGTACTTCAACACGACGCCGATCGGCCGCGCCGTGACGGGCACGATGCTCGTCGCCGCAATGAAGGAAGACGGCGTCAACATCTGGGGCGACGGCAGCACGTACAAGGGCAACGACATCGAGCGCTTCTACCGCTACGGCCTGCTCGTGAACCCGGATCTGAAGATCTACAAGCCGTGGCTCGACCAGACGTTCATCGACGAGCTCGGCGGCCGCGCCGAAATGTCCGAATTCATGAACCAGGCCGGCTTCGCGTACAAGATGTCGGCCGAGAAGGCGTATTCGACCGATTCGAACCTGCTCGGCGCGACGCACGAGGCGAAGGATCTGGAAAGCCTCGAAAGCGGCATCAAGATCGTGAACCCGATCATGGGCGTCGCGTTCTGGCGCGACGACGTGAAGATCGCCGCCGAGGAAGTGACGGTGCGCTTCGAAGCCGGCCAGCCGGTCGCGCTGAACGGCGTCGAGTTCAAGGATCAGGTCGAGCTGCTGCTGGAAGCGAACCGTATCGGCGGCCGCCACGGCCTCGGCATGAGCGACCAGATCGAGAACCGCATCATCGAGGCGAAGAGCCGCGGCATCTACGAAGCTCCGGGCCTCGCGCTGCTGTACATCGCGTACGAGCGTCTCGTCACCGGTATCCACAACGAAGACACGATCGAGCAGTACCGCGAAAACGGCCGCCGCCTCGGCCGCCTGCTGTACCAGGGCCGCTGGTTCGACCCGCAGGCGATCATGCTGCGCGAAACCGCGCAACGCTGGGTCGCACGCGCGATCACCGGCGAAGTGAAGATCGAACTGCGCCGCGGCAACGACTACTCGATCCTGAGCACGAAGTCGCCGAACCTCACGTATCAGCCGGAACGCCTGTCGATGGAGAAGGTCGCGTCGACGTTCTCGCCGCGCGACCGGATCGGCCAGTTGACGATGCGCAACCTCGACATCACCGATACGCGCGACAAGCTGCGCGTGTACTCGCAAGTCGGGCTGCTGACGCCGGGCGAAGCGTCGGCGCTGCCGCAGATCAAGGGCGACGGCGACAAGTAA
- a CDS encoding FUSC family protein, translated as MTAPLPTRLPPLVRHALRPLLDPYRRYRHAKLIHAARVALAILVSIALSTGLNVPHGEWSTITVLIVVGGLQHHGNIRKKAAERALGTSIGALAGLGLILLYSFLHAPFAIYLLMAVGCGVCAYHAIGKAGYIALLSAITMVIVAGHGDNEIVDGLWRAVNVLAGIAIALAFSFALPLYATYSWRYKLADALRACAAVHARLAGDRQVGDDAHLKEMAALSALLVQLRSLMPSVAKECETSMAQLEAIQRSLRLCIGYLEILSSALPARDDVAAREYMRVEMKTVNRRIRDTLVGASRALKFGTPSRLAPRRRPADAPHDVPNDAPPPQLSGYVSITAKLAGEVDQLRERLLDTARSWNI; from the coding sequence ATGACCGCCCCGCTCCCCACCCGCCTGCCCCCGCTCGTGCGCCACGCGCTTCGCCCGCTGCTCGACCCGTATCGCCGCTACCGGCATGCGAAGCTGATCCATGCGGCGCGCGTCGCGCTTGCGATTCTCGTGTCGATCGCGCTGTCCACGGGGTTGAACGTGCCGCATGGCGAATGGTCGACGATCACGGTGCTGATCGTCGTCGGCGGACTTCAGCACCACGGCAACATCCGCAAGAAGGCGGCCGAGCGCGCGCTCGGCACATCGATCGGCGCACTGGCGGGGCTCGGGCTGATCCTCCTCTACTCGTTCCTGCACGCACCGTTCGCGATCTACCTGCTGATGGCAGTCGGGTGCGGCGTCTGCGCGTATCACGCGATCGGCAAGGCCGGCTACATCGCGCTGCTGTCGGCGATCACGATGGTGATCGTCGCCGGGCACGGCGACAACGAGATCGTCGACGGCCTGTGGCGCGCGGTGAACGTGCTCGCCGGCATCGCGATCGCGCTGGCGTTCTCGTTCGCGCTGCCGCTCTACGCGACCTATTCGTGGCGCTACAAGCTCGCCGACGCGCTGCGCGCGTGCGCGGCCGTGCATGCGCGGCTCGCGGGCGACCGCCAGGTGGGCGACGACGCGCACCTGAAGGAAATGGCCGCGCTGAGCGCGCTGCTCGTGCAGTTGCGCTCGCTGATGCCGTCGGTGGCGAAGGAATGCGAGACGTCGATGGCGCAACTCGAGGCGATCCAGCGCAGCCTGCGCCTGTGCATCGGTTATCTGGAGATCCTGTCGAGCGCGCTGCCGGCCCGCGACGACGTGGCGGCCCGCGAATACATGCGCGTCGAGATGAAGACCGTGAACCGGCGCATCCGCGACACGCTGGTCGGGGCGAGCCGCGCGCTCAAGTTCGGCACGCCGAGCCGGCTCGCGCCGCGCCGCCGGCCGGCCGACGCGCCGCACGACGTACCGAACGACGCGCCGCCGCCGCAATTGTCCGGCTACGTGTCGATCACGGCCAAGCTGGCCGGCGAAGTCGACCAGCTGCGCGAGCGGCTGCTCGATACCGCACGGTCGTGGAATATCTGA
- a CDS encoding sensor domain-containing diguanylate cyclase, with translation MKSFPLPATLRRHTASIVARILSPRGVLVAGIVLLMFSWGLSTSLLIEARRDAYDHAVENARNLMLLIERDIARNIELYDLSLQNVVDGVADPELMTLPPRQRHRLLFDRAATGAYLGSIFVMDAHGNIAIDSSASPARQGNFADRDYFTVHRDRLVAGLYISRPYASRLRGGALTIALSRRITGPDGRFGGIVVGTLSIDYFRALLDGLAVGRHGSAAIVEDNGTLVSRLPYDTRVVGLDLHDSPLFIDAQRSRNGELTGVGAIDGVRRIYVYKHLAGLPLIVDVAPAEIDIYASWHHRAVWTVVLMGLFTAFIAWGSLALSRELKRRQEAESKLYRLAHTDSLTGLDNRGTFDTVLAKEAQRASRSGRPLSVLFVDVDHFKAFNDYYGHPAGDDVLRQVAQSLSRCLRRDGDHVARYGGEEFVVTLPDTDAPGAATVAEGIRRAIAGLDIEHVKSPYGRVTASIGTATAADGRMNAATLLRRADEALYRAKSGGRNRVLDAQSSAADA, from the coding sequence ATGAAGTCATTCCCGCTGCCCGCCACGCTGCGCCGCCATACCGCGTCGATCGTGGCACGGATTCTGTCGCCCCGCGGCGTCCTCGTGGCGGGCATCGTCCTGCTGATGTTCAGTTGGGGACTTTCCACGTCGCTGTTGATCGAGGCACGGCGCGACGCGTATGACCATGCGGTCGAAAATGCGCGCAACCTGATGCTGCTGATCGAACGCGATATCGCGCGCAATATCGAACTCTACGATTTGTCGCTGCAAAACGTCGTCGACGGCGTGGCCGATCCGGAATTGATGACATTGCCGCCGCGCCAACGCCACCGGCTGCTGTTCGACCGCGCGGCGACCGGCGCCTATCTCGGCTCGATTTTCGTGATGGATGCGCACGGCAATATCGCGATCGATTCCAGCGCATCGCCCGCCCGGCAAGGCAATTTCGCCGACCGCGACTATTTCACCGTGCATCGCGACCGGCTCGTCGCCGGCCTCTACATCAGCCGGCCGTACGCGTCGCGGCTGCGCGGCGGCGCGCTGACGATCGCGCTGAGCCGCCGGATCACCGGGCCCGACGGCAGGTTCGGCGGCATCGTCGTCGGCACGCTCAGCATCGACTACTTCCGCGCGCTGCTCGACGGCCTCGCGGTCGGCCGGCACGGCAGCGCGGCGATCGTCGAGGACAACGGCACGCTCGTGTCGCGCCTGCCGTACGACACGCGGGTGGTCGGCCTCGATCTGCACGACTCGCCGCTGTTCATCGACGCGCAGCGCAGCCGCAACGGCGAGCTGACCGGCGTCGGCGCCATCGACGGCGTGCGGCGCATCTATGTTTACAAGCATCTCGCCGGGCTGCCGCTGATCGTCGACGTCGCGCCCGCCGAGATCGACATCTACGCGTCGTGGCACCACCGCGCGGTCTGGACCGTCGTGCTGATGGGCCTGTTCACGGCGTTCATCGCGTGGGGCTCGCTCGCGCTGTCGCGCGAGCTGAAGCGCCGGCAGGAGGCCGAATCGAAGCTGTACCGGCTCGCGCACACCGATTCGCTGACGGGCCTCGACAACCGCGGCACCTTCGACACGGTGCTCGCGAAGGAGGCGCAGCGCGCGTCGCGCAGCGGCCGCCCGTTGTCCGTGCTGTTCGTCGACGTCGACCACTTCAAGGCGTTCAACGACTACTACGGCCACCCGGCCGGCGACGACGTGCTGCGCCAAGTCGCGCAGTCGCTGTCGCGCTGCCTGCGCCGCGACGGCGATCACGTCGCGCGCTACGGCGGCGAGGAATTCGTCGTCACGCTGCCCGACACCGACGCGCCGGGCGCGGCGACCGTCGCCGAAGGCATCCGGCGCGCGATCGCGGGGCTCGACATCGAACACGTGAAAAGTCCGTACGGGCGCGTCACGGCCAGCATCGGCACGGCCACCGCCGCCGACGGCCGGATGAACGCCGCGACGCTGCTGCGGCGCGCCGACGAAGCGCTGTACCGCGCGAAGTCCGGCGGCCGCAACCGCGTGCTGGACGCGCAGTCGAGCGCGGCCGACGCGTGA